In the genome of Pelagibacterium nitratireducens, one region contains:
- a CDS encoding HNH endonuclease: MTIHVSPQACPALVLNADFRPLSYYPLSLWNWQDAIKAVCLDRVHIVSEYDKVVRSPSFEMRLPSVISLKDYVQPAKYPAFTRFNVFLRDRFQCQYCGSRHDLTFDHVLPRSKGGRTTWENIVAACSPCNLRKANRTPREIGMIPRQKPFQPTVHDLHNNGRAFPPNYLHDSWLDYLYWDIELEP; the protein is encoded by the coding sequence GTGACAATCCACGTGTCACCTCAGGCCTGTCCCGCTCTTGTCCTGAACGCCGATTTCAGGCCGCTCAGCTATTATCCATTGTCCCTTTGGAACTGGCAGGACGCAATAAAGGCCGTTTGCCTGGACCGCGTTCATATTGTCTCCGAATACGACAAGGTGGTCCGAAGTCCGAGCTTCGAGATGCGCCTGCCGAGCGTCATTTCGCTCAAAGACTATGTCCAGCCCGCCAAATACCCCGCCTTTACCCGCTTCAACGTTTTCCTGCGAGATCGTTTCCAGTGCCAGTATTGCGGCTCGCGCCACGATCTGACCTTCGATCACGTCCTGCCGCGCTCAAAGGGTGGCCGCACGACCTGGGAAAACATCGTTGCCGCCTGCTCGCCCTGCAATTTGCGCAAGGCCAATCGCACCCCGCGCGAAATCGGCATGATCCCGCGCCAGAAGCCCTTCCAGCCCACAGTGCACGATCTGCATAATAACGGCCGGGCTTTCCCACCCAACTATCTCCACGATAGCTGGCTCGATTATCTCTATTGGGATATCGAACTCGAGCCGTAG
- a CDS encoding alpha/beta hydrolase — protein MTEPVKLSGPMLPAVSGAAKSLVVLLHGYGSDGRDLIALGQFWRDSFPDTMFVAPNAPHVCGGNPFGYEWFPLDLERDRTLARLTGAETAHPVLETFLADLWAQTGLGPADTVLAGFSQGAMMALYTGLRRPEALKAIIAFSGLLVAPEKLDAEIASKPPVLLIHGDMDEVVPVIGSQTALPRLLDLGIDAKLHISQGSGHTIAQDGLDTATAFLREIL, from the coding sequence ATGACCGAACCCGTAAAGCTCTCCGGCCCCATGCTGCCCGCGGTTTCAGGAGCCGCGAAAAGTCTCGTCGTGCTCCTCCACGGCTATGGTTCGGACGGCCGCGACCTGATCGCGCTCGGCCAATTCTGGCGCGACAGCTTCCCAGATACAATGTTCGTCGCCCCCAACGCACCCCATGTCTGCGGCGGCAATCCCTTCGGCTATGAATGGTTTCCGCTCGATCTCGAACGCGACCGCACCCTGGCGCGGCTCACCGGCGCCGAGACCGCCCACCCGGTCCTTGAAACATTCCTCGCCGACCTCTGGGCCCAGACAGGTCTTGGCCCCGCCGACACCGTCCTCGCCGGCTTTTCGCAAGGGGCCATGATGGCGCTCTATACCGGCCTGCGCCGTCCCGAAGCCCTCAAGGCCATCATCGCCTTTTCCGGCCTTCTCGTCGCGCCGGAAAAGCTCGATGCCGAAATCGCCTCCAAGCCTCCCGTGCTGCTTATCCATGGCGATATGGACGAGGTCGTTCCGGTCATCGGAAGCCAAACCGCACTGCCCAGACTCCTCGATCTCGGCATTGATGCAAAGCTCCATATTTCCCAAGGCTCGGGACACACCATCGCCCAGGACGGGCTCGATACGGCCACCGCCTTCCTGCGCGAAATCCTCTAG
- a CDS encoding DNA-3-methyladenine glycosylase produces MSALATPARLDSAQALAAHLEGLSQRDQRLAAAISRAGEITLRTSPSGFEGMARIVCGQQLSVASARAIWGRVEALGAITPDAYLGFDEQTLRKTGLSRGKFETIRGVALAITEQGLDFSQVDVMDPDDAIETLTRLKGIGPWTAEIYLLFCAGHPDIFPAGDLALQKAVEHAFDLPARPLPKDLIPLAAQWSPHRGAAALMFWRYFSAMKNSDAWDAL; encoded by the coding sequence ATGAGCGCCCTTGCCACTCCAGCCCGGCTCGACAGCGCCCAGGCGCTCGCCGCTCATCTCGAGGGATTAAGCCAGCGCGATCAACGCCTTGCCGCTGCCATAAGCCGGGCGGGCGAGATCACCCTGCGCACCTCGCCATCCGGTTTTGAGGGCATGGCCCGTATCGTTTGCGGCCAGCAGCTCTCGGTCGCTTCCGCCCGCGCCATCTGGGGCCGGGTCGAGGCACTGGGCGCCATAACCCCGGACGCATATCTCGGGTTCGACGAACAGACCCTACGGAAAACCGGGCTTTCGCGGGGGAAATTCGAAACGATTCGCGGCGTCGCCCTCGCCATCACCGAGCAGGGATTGGACTTTTCCCAGGTTGATGTGATGGATCCCGACGACGCCATCGAGACCCTCACCCGCCTCAAGGGCATCGGCCCCTGGACTGCCGAGATTTATCTCCTGTTCTGCGCCGGCCACCCCGACATCTTTCCCGCCGGCGACCTTGCCCTGCAAAAGGCCGTCGAACACGCTTTCGATCTTCCCGCGCGCCCGCTGCCCAAGGACTTGATCCCCCTGGCCGCCCAATGGTCACCGCATCGGGGCGCCGCAGCCCTGATGTTCTGGCGCTATTTCTCGGCCATGAAAAACTCCGACGCCTGGGACGCCCTCTGA
- the gluQRS gene encoding tRNA glutamyl-Q(34) synthetase GluQRS, translating to MSLPSRTIFRFAPSPNGLLHLGHAYSALYTQHWARALGGAFVLRIEDIDIARCRLEFVEAVFVDLQWLGLEWSAPVRRQSEHFSDYLAAADALRSKGLLYPCFCSRAEIRAASDGRVDPDGAPIYPGTCRHLSGRERLEKLESGVPVQWRLDMGQVLDGKKEFVIREAMPDPSCAAVERPAEPGRWGDVVIVRKDTPTSYHLSVVVDDAIQGITHVTRGTDLYASTDIHVVLQNLMDLPSPVYTHHRLIVGADAEKLSKSKGSESLAGLRALGITPEDITAQFSF from the coding sequence ATGTCATTGCCATCTCGCACTATTTTCCGCTTCGCGCCAAGCCCGAACGGGCTGTTGCATCTGGGTCATGCCTATTCGGCGCTGTATACCCAACATTGGGCCAGAGCGCTGGGCGGGGCGTTTGTGCTGCGGATCGAAGACATCGATATCGCGCGGTGTCGACTCGAATTTGTCGAAGCGGTTTTTGTTGATTTACAATGGCTTGGGCTTGAATGGTCCGCGCCGGTGCGGCGGCAGTCGGAGCATTTTTCCGACTATCTGGCGGCCGCGGATGCCTTGCGGAGCAAGGGTTTGCTCTATCCGTGTTTTTGTTCGCGGGCCGAGATCCGGGCGGCGAGCGATGGGCGGGTCGATCCGGATGGGGCGCCGATTTATCCTGGGACCTGCCGACATCTTTCGGGGCGCGAAAGGCTGGAAAAACTCGAGTCTGGGGTGCCGGTGCAATGGCGTCTGGATATGGGGCAAGTCCTTGACGGAAAGAAGGAATTTGTGATCCGCGAAGCGATGCCTGACCCCTCTTGCGCGGCGGTCGAGCGACCGGCCGAGCCCGGGCGATGGGGGGATGTGGTGATCGTGCGCAAGGATACCCCGACCAGCTATCATCTTTCGGTGGTGGTCGATGATGCCATCCAAGGCATAACGCATGTGACCCGGGGGACGGACCTTTATGCCTCGACCGATATTCACGTTGTTTTACAAAACCTTATGGATTTGCCGAGCCCGGTCTATACCCATCATCGGTTGATTGTCGGGGCGGACGCGGAAAAGCTTTCCAAGTCCAAAGGGTCGGAAAGCCTTGCCGGGTTGCGGGCGCTGGGGATTACGCCCGAGGACATCACGGCGCAGTTTTCGTTTTGA
- a CDS encoding twin transmembrane helix small protein, with the protein MQTSLNIVIVLAVAAVAVILGMGLYNMFKGGSGNTSQKLMRARVIMQAIAVALLMAALYFFGPQR; encoded by the coding sequence ATGCAAACTTCCCTCAACATCGTGATCGTTCTGGCCGTCGCTGCGGTAGCGGTCATCTTGGGCATGGGGCTTTACAACATGTTCAAGGGCGGATCGGGCAACACGAGCCAGAAGCTGATGCGGGCCCGCGTCATCATGCAAGCTATTGCTGTGGCGCTTTTGATGGCGGCGTTGTACTTCTTCGGGCCGCAAAGATAG
- a CDS encoding cob(I)yrinic acid a,c-diamide adenosyltransferase: protein MVKLNKIYTKTGDDGTTGLVDGPRRGKDDLRVEAYGTVDEANAAIGLARLSTKDMARVDHALGRVQNDLFDLGSDLATPGPDEDRSYKALRVTARQVEWLEGQIDAFNEVLEPLTSFVLPGGTPLSAALHLARTITRRAERVCVATRRAEPDLNPEAIRYLNRLSDLLFVLGRVANGNGSKDVLWEPGRNTGTEKS from the coding sequence ATGGTCAAGCTCAACAAGATCTACACAAAGACCGGCGATGACGGCACGACCGGGCTGGTGGACGGGCCGCGGCGGGGCAAGGACGATCTGCGGGTCGAGGCCTATGGCACCGTTGACGAGGCCAATGCGGCGATCGGGCTGGCGCGACTTTCCACCAAGGACATGGCGCGGGTCGATCATGCGCTGGGGCGGGTCCAGAACGATCTGTTCGATCTGGGGTCCGATCTTGCAACGCCCGGTCCCGACGAGGATCGTTCCTACAAGGCCCTGCGGGTGACGGCGCGGCAGGTGGAGTGGCTCGAGGGCCAGATCGATGCGTTCAACGAGGTGCTCGAGCCGCTCACCTCGTTCGTGCTGCCCGGGGGCACACCGCTTTCGGCGGCGCTGCATCTGGCGCGCACCATAACGCGGCGGGCCGAGCGGGTGTGCGTTGCAACGCGGCGGGCCGAGCCCGATCTCAACCCCGAAGCGATCCGTTATCTCAACCGGCTCTCGGATCTGCTGTTCGTTCTGGGCCGGGTGGCTAATGGCAATGGCAGCAAGGACGTCTTGTGGGAGCCGGGGCGCAATACAGGCACCGAAAAAAGCTGA
- a CDS encoding GGDEF domain-containing protein, translated as MKFYSQMASLKWPASFQGKIFLVCFVSTHIPLLSLLAFFAVRSEVGGSLPVLAIATLATLLGTGLAFAAMAAMMEPIRRSSLALSDYLERGDFPDLPTGYGDEAGQLMTNVQRAVATIDRQVGRLADVALTDDMTGARNRRWLNAYGIPMFEDYKKAGKSFGLLVIDLDKFKAINDTHGHTVGDQVILATADIIRVNIRATDHLVRTGGDEFCVLMPSAGGSDVALAAERLRKAAGQSLRGIGLDQTVTVSIGAANLHRQDSGFLDTYRRADAYLYKAKQDGRNMAAVAS; from the coding sequence TTGAAATTCTATTCGCAGATGGCGTCGTTGAAATGGCCGGCAAGCTTTCAGGGCAAGATCTTTCTTGTCTGCTTTGTTTCGACCCATATCCCGCTGCTTTCGCTGTTGGCGTTTTTCGCGGTGCGATCCGAGGTGGGCGGGAGCCTACCGGTGCTGGCGATCGCGACACTGGCCACGCTTTTGGGCACGGGGCTGGCCTTTGCGGCCATGGCGGCAATGATGGAGCCGATTCGGCGCTCGTCGCTGGCGCTGTCCGATTATCTCGAGCGTGGCGATTTTCCCGACCTGCCGACAGGCTATGGCGATGAGGCCGGGCAATTGATGACCAACGTACAGCGGGCGGTGGCCACCATCGACCGGCAGGTGGGCCGGCTGGCCGATGTGGCGCTGACCGACGACATGACCGGGGCACGCAACCGGCGCTGGCTCAACGCATACGGTATCCCGATGTTCGAGGACTACAAAAAGGCGGGCAAGAGCTTTGGCCTGCTGGTCATTGATCTCGATAAGTTCAAAGCCATCAACGACACCCATGGGCACACGGTGGGCGACCAGGTGATCCTGGCGACCGCCGACATCATAAGAGTCAATATCCGGGCGACTGACCATCTGGTGCGAACGGGCGGTGACGAGTTCTGCGTGCTCATGCCGTCGGCCGGCGGCAGCGATGTGGCGCTGGCGGCCGAACGGTTGCGCAAGGCGGCGGGGCAATCGCTGCGCGGGATCGGGCTCGACCAGACGGTGACGGTGAGCATCGGGGCGGCCAATCTGCACCGGCAGGACAGTGGGTTCCTGGACACCTACAGACGCGCGGACGCCTATCTTTACAAGGCCAAGCAGGACGGCCGGAACATGGCGGCGGTCGCGTCCTAG
- a CDS encoding rhomboid family intramembrane serine protease: MFLPLYDSNKIAHIERPFVNYGLIGVNIAVFLMQWAGGQDGLYFGQITYGMIPAVVSGAVEGPAPWLPDQATVFTYMFLHADWLHLLSNLLFLWVFGDNVEDAMGHWKYLVFYLACGVLSGLSHLWLFPDAMGPLIGASGAVAGIIGAYLVLYPKVRVFVLNRLIITFPLALPAWAVLGLWVATQLFYVFIWGDDGVAWWVHLGGVVAGAVLVLVFKRGEVTLWGG, encoded by the coding sequence ATGTTTCTGCCGCTCTATGACAGCAACAAGATCGCCCATATCGAGCGGCCCTTCGTCAATTACGGGTTGATCGGGGTCAATATCGCCGTGTTCCTCATGCAATGGGCGGGCGGGCAGGACGGGCTCTATTTCGGCCAGATCACCTATGGGATGATCCCGGCGGTGGTCAGCGGAGCGGTCGAAGGCCCGGCGCCGTGGCTGCCCGATCAGGCGACGGTTTTCACCTATATGTTTCTGCATGCCGACTGGCTGCACCTGTTGTCCAACCTTCTGTTCTTGTGGGTGTTCGGCGACAATGTCGAAGACGCCATGGGGCATTGGAAATATCTTGTCTTTTACCTTGCCTGCGGGGTGTTGAGCGGGCTGAGCCATCTTTGGCTTTTTCCCGATGCCATGGGACCGCTGATCGGGGCATCGGGGGCGGTGGCCGGGATCATCGGGGCCTATCTCGTGCTTTATCCAAAGGTGCGGGTGTTCGTTCTCAACCGGCTGATCATCACCTTTCCTTTGGCGCTTCCGGCCTGGGCGGTGCTGGGCCTGTGGGTCGCGACACAGCTTTTCTATGTTTTTATCTGGGGCGATGACGGGGTGGCCTGGTGGGTGCATCTGGGCGGGGTCGTGGCCGGAGCGGTGCTGGTTCTGGTGTTCAAGCGGGGTGAGGTTACGCTGTGGGGCGGGTGA
- a CDS encoding YjfB family protein: MSDIAATAVAMKQAQTVQTAQMLMVKKQHEMEMSMISMLTEAVENAPAPAPAGMGTRVDKRA; the protein is encoded by the coding sequence ATGAGCGATATTGCCGCCACGGCGGTGGCCATGAAACAGGCCCAGACCGTTCAGACCGCCCAGATGCTGATGGTCAAAAAGCAGCACGAAATGGAAATGAGCATGATTTCCATGCTGACCGAGGCTGTCGAGAACGCCCCGGCGCCGGCCCCTGCCGGGATGGGGACCAGGGTCGACAAGCGGGCTTGA
- a CDS encoding HD-GYP domain-containing protein, producing the protein MTSPSDAVLMITDSPLEASPPAARWPAIARVEPLGELGKIDLSPYTAILVDADLSNTANIDRLKKSLLALERTIPRYFLVAEGRRVEIVQANVLGAHATEPRPLTADGLERLLSSTARQSLKEMLDSSSAAVAQAASRALGTAFEALRTNTSFDSASVAEASDTIVDSVGTDGLGQWLDTVRAHHQGTYQHCLLVTGVLTNFAQKVGMSSADISKLTTAGLLHDIGKATIPVAILEKPGKLTPAEFVQIARHPLEGYDYLKAHANLSTDILAAVRSHHEYLDGSGYPDGLVASQIGDLTRIVTICDIYGALSERRAYKPAMSPPEALAILEDMSAAGKLEPALVRALRGAVEAA; encoded by the coding sequence TTGACCAGTCCGAGCGACGCGGTTTTGATGATCACCGACAGCCCTTTGGAGGCCTCGCCCCCGGCTGCCCGCTGGCCGGCGATCGCTCGGGTCGAACCGCTCGGCGAGTTGGGCAAAATCGATCTCTCGCCCTATACGGCCATCCTGGTCGACGCCGATCTCTCGAACACCGCCAACATAGACCGTCTCAAAAAGAGCCTGCTCGCCCTTGAGCGCACTATTCCCCGCTATTTCCTGGTCGCCGAGGGCCGGCGCGTCGAAATCGTTCAGGCCAATGTGCTAGGCGCCCACGCCACCGAACCACGGCCGCTGACCGCCGATGGGCTCGAACGCCTGCTCTCGAGCACGGCGCGTCAGTCCCTTAAGGAAATGCTCGATAGCTCGAGCGCCGCCGTGGCGCAGGCCGCCTCACGGGCTTTGGGCACCGCCTTTGAAGCGCTGCGAACCAACACCAGCTTTGATTCGGCCAGCGTGGCGGAAGCCAGCGACACCATCGTTGACAGCGTCGGCACCGACGGGCTCGGCCAATGGCTCGACACCGTGCGCGCTCACCATCAGGGCACCTACCAGCACTGCCTGCTGGTCACTGGCGTTCTCACCAATTTCGCCCAGAAAGTGGGCATGAGCAGCGCCGATATCTCGAAACTCACCACCGCCGGCCTCCTCCACGACATCGGCAAGGCCACCATCCCCGTCGCCATTCTCGAAAAGCCCGGCAAGCTCACCCCCGCCGAATTCGTCCAGATCGCCCGCCATCCTCTCGAAGGTTACGACTACCTCAAGGCCCACGCCAATCTGAGCACCGACATTCTGGCCGCCGTCCGCAGCCACCACGAATATCTCGACGGCAGCGGCTACCCCGATGGCCTCGTGGCCTCCCAGATCGGCGATCTCACCCGCATCGTCACCATCTGCGACATCTATGGTGCGCTCAGCGAACGCCGCGCCTACAAGCCCGCCATGAGCCCGCCCGAAGCGCTGGCCATTCTCGAGGACATGTCCGCCGCCGGCAAACTCGAACCCGCCCTGGTCCGCGCCCTGCGCGGAGCGGTCGAAGCAGCCTGA
- a CDS encoding redoxin family protein — MDQDEKRKSPRPIIVGTGLFAAALGIAVAVWLSNGGANAATCPVRAEAAQAIDDAATGELAALLPSSQWRDYSDLAFEDADGNPVTLADFAGKKLLINFWATWCAPCREEMPFLDALEAQYGGDDFEVVAISLDIGADGPTAAALFLEEIGAQNLKLFADPSYKLFERLRNEAVTLGLPATILVDDEGCELAVLQGPAHWDTPDGHNVIETLLDI; from the coding sequence ATGGATCAGGACGAAAAGCGAAAATCACCCCGCCCCATCATCGTCGGCACGGGCCTTTTCGCAGCGGCGCTAGGTATAGCCGTGGCCGTCTGGCTTAGCAATGGCGGCGCCAACGCCGCAACCTGCCCCGTGCGCGCCGAGGCCGCACAAGCCATTGACGATGCCGCAACCGGCGAGCTCGCCGCCCTTTTGCCCTCGTCCCAATGGCGCGATTATTCCGATCTGGCCTTCGAGGATGCGGACGGCAATCCCGTCACCCTCGCCGATTTCGCCGGCAAGAAGCTGCTCATCAATTTCTGGGCCACATGGTGCGCGCCCTGCCGCGAGGAAATGCCCTTCCTTGATGCGCTCGAAGCGCAATATGGCGGGGACGATTTCGAAGTCGTCGCCATCAGCCTCGATATCGGCGCCGACGGCCCCACCGCCGCCGCGCTGTTTCTCGAGGAGATCGGCGCGCAAAATCTCAAACTCTTCGCCGATCCCAGCTACAAGCTCTTCGAACGCCTGCGCAACGAGGCGGTCACGCTGGGCCTGCCTGCAACCATCCTTGTCGATGACGAAGGGTGCGAACTCGCGGTGCTGCAGGGCCCCGCCCATTGGGACACCCCCGATGGCCACAATGTCATCGAAACGCTGCTGGACATCTGA
- the argH gene encoding argininosuccinate lyase yields MSNRMWGGRFSSGPDAIMEEINASIGFDKRLYKHDIAGSIAHATMLEAAGILTRDDKDAIISGLETVRAEIEAGAFTFSRALEDIHMNVESRLKELVGEPAGRLHTARSRNDQVATDFKLYVRDGLDMLAAQVETLQKVLVEKAEAEAGTVMPGFTHLQSAQPVTFGHHMLAYVEMLERDKGRLVDARARLNESPLGAAALAGTSFPIDREMTAEALGFDRPMANSLDAVSDRDFILETLSAASICAMHLSRLSEELVIWSSAQFAFVKLSDKFSTGSSIMPQKRNPDAAELIRAKVGRIFAAFTSLLMVMKGLPLAYSKDMQEDKEIAFDALDNFSLALAAMTGMMGDLSVNREKMAAAAGAGFSTATDLADWLVRAANVPFRDAHHITGRAVAAAEAKGCGLEGLTIEDFKEIDERITSQVFKVLGVENSVKSRTSFGGTAPANVTAQVAGWRERLGN; encoded by the coding sequence ATGAGCAATCGCATGTGGGGAGGCCGGTTTTCGTCCGGCCCGGACGCCATCATGGAAGAGATCAACGCCTCTATCGGCTTCGACAAGCGCCTTTACAAGCACGACATCGCCGGATCGATAGCGCATGCGACGATGCTGGAGGCAGCCGGCATTCTGACGCGCGACGATAAGGACGCCATCATCTCGGGTCTAGAGACCGTTCGGGCGGAAATCGAGGCGGGTGCGTTCACCTTCTCGCGAGCGCTCGAAGACATCCACATGAATGTGGAAAGCCGACTAAAGGAGCTGGTGGGCGAGCCGGCGGGGCGGCTGCACACGGCGCGCTCGCGCAACGACCAGGTGGCGACCGATTTCAAGCTCTATGTGCGCGACGGGCTCGACATGCTGGCGGCGCAGGTCGAGACGCTGCAAAAGGTTCTGGTCGAGAAGGCCGAAGCGGAAGCTGGGACCGTCATGCCAGGGTTCACCCATCTGCAGAGCGCCCAGCCGGTGACCTTCGGGCATCACATGCTGGCCTATGTGGAAATGCTCGAGCGCGACAAGGGGCGACTGGTTGATGCGCGGGCGCGTCTGAACGAGAGCCCGCTGGGGGCGGCGGCGCTGGCCGGGACATCGTTTCCGATCGATCGGGAGATGACGGCAGAGGCGCTGGGGTTCGATCGGCCGATGGCCAATTCGCTCGATGCGGTGTCGGATCGCGATTTTATTCTCGAAACGCTTTCGGCGGCGTCGATCTGCGCGATGCACCTGTCGCGGTTGAGCGAGGAGCTGGTGATCTGGTCGTCGGCGCAGTTTGCGTTCGTCAAGCTTTCCGACAAGTTTTCGACCGGGTCCTCGATCATGCCGCAAAAGCGCAATCCGGACGCGGCGGAATTGATCCGGGCCAAGGTGGGGCGGATTTTTGCGGCGTTCACTTCGCTTTTGATGGTGATGAAGGGGCTGCCGCTGGCCTATTCAAAGGACATGCAGGAAGACAAGGAAATCGCGTTCGATGCGCTCGACAATTTCTCGCTGGCGCTGGCGGCGATGACCGGGATGATGGGGGACCTTTCCGTCAATCGCGAAAAGATGGCGGCTGCGGCGGGGGCCGGGTTTTCGACGGCGACGGACCTGGCCGACTGGCTGGTGCGGGCGGCGAACGTTCCGTTCCGCGATGCCCATCACATCACCGGGCGCGCGGTGGCGGCGGCGGAAGCCAAGGGCTGTGGGCTCGAAGGGTTGACCATCGAGGATTTCAAGGAGATCGACGAGCGGATCACCAGCCAGGTGTTCAAGGTGCTTGGGGTTGAAAATTCGGTCAAGTCGCGGACCAGTTTCGGCGGGACGGCGCCGGCCAATGTGACGGCGCAGGTTGCGGGCTGGCGCGAGCGGCTGGGGAACTGA
- the lysA gene encoding diaminopimelate decarboxylase yields MHHFTYRGGWMFAEDVDLTAVAEEIGTPFYCYSRATFTRHIDVMLGAFAGTDTLVAYAMKANSNQAMLAIAAQKGIGADVVSLGELERALRAGIPAEKIIFSGVGKSRAEMRRALEVGILCFNVESEPELERLNAVAAEMDKFAPVSVRINPDVDAKTHAKISTGKSENKFGIPYARAEAVYERIAACKNLKAVGVDMHIGSQITELEPFDNAFRLLAELVGRLRAAGHDIGHVDVGGGLGIPYQQDNTPPPDPVEYAKLVRRHTDPLGCKVILEPGRLIAGNAGVMVTRVEYVKKTDKKSFVIVDAAMNDLIRPTLYEAHHDILPMQEAGAATIRADIVGPVCETGDYLGIDREMADVAEGDLLVVMSAGAYGAVMSSTYNTRPLIAEVLVDGGKWHTVRPRQTLDELIGLDSVPEWVKDEAGAA; encoded by the coding sequence GTGCATCATTTTACCTATCGCGGCGGCTGGATGTTTGCCGAGGATGTCGATCTGACGGCGGTGGCCGAGGAGATCGGCACGCCGTTTTATTGCTATTCGCGGGCAACGTTCACCCGCCATATCGATGTGATGCTGGGGGCCTTTGCGGGCACCGACACGCTGGTCGCCTATGCCATGAAGGCCAATTCCAACCAGGCGATGCTGGCGATTGCCGCGCAAAAGGGCATCGGGGCGGATGTGGTGTCGCTCGGCGAGCTCGAGCGGGCGCTGCGGGCGGGGATTCCGGCGGAGAAAATCATCTTTTCGGGCGTGGGCAAGAGCCGGGCCGAGATGCGGCGGGCGCTCGAAGTGGGCATCCTGTGCTTTAACGTCGAATCCGAGCCCGAGCTGGAGCGGCTCAACGCGGTGGCCGCAGAGATGGACAAGTTTGCGCCGGTTTCGGTGCGGATCAATCCCGATGTGGATGCGAAAACCCACGCCAAGATCTCGACCGGGAAATCGGAAAACAAGTTCGGCATCCCCTACGCGCGGGCCGAGGCGGTCTATGAGCGGATCGCGGCGTGCAAGAATTTGAAGGCGGTGGGTGTCGATATGCATATCGGCAGCCAGATCACCGAGCTCGAACCGTTCGACAACGCCTTTAGGCTGCTGGCCGAACTGGTCGGACGGCTGCGGGCGGCGGGGCATGACATCGGCCATGTCGATGTCGGCGGCGGGCTGGGGATTCCCTATCAACAGGACAATACCCCGCCGCCCGATCCGGTGGAATACGCCAAGCTGGTGCGCCGCCATACCGATCCGCTGGGGTGCAAGGTGATCCTTGAGCCGGGCCGTTTGATCGCGGGCAATGCCGGGGTAATGGTGACGCGGGTCGAATATGTCAAAAAGACCGACAAGAAGAGCTTTGTCATCGTCGATGCGGCGATGAACGATCTGATCCGCCCCACGCTTTACGAAGCCCATCACGATATCCTGCCCATGCAGGAAGCGGGGGCTGCGACCATCCGCGCCGATATCGTGGGGCCGGTGTGCGAGACTGGGGATTATCTGGGGATCGACCGGGAGATGGCCGATGTGGCCGAGGGCGATCTTCTGGTGGTGATGAGCGCGGGCGCCTATGGCGCGGTGATGAGCTCGACCTACAACACCCGCCCGCTGATCGCCGAAGTGCTGGTCGATGGGGGGAAATGGCACACGGTGCGGCCACGGCAGACGCTGGATGAATTGATTGGGCTCGATAGTGTGCCCGAATGGGTAAAGGACGAGGCCGGGGCGGCCTAG